One window of the Pirellulaceae bacterium genome contains the following:
- a CDS encoding DUF1501 domain-containing protein, translating to MFTITTQTGAPDCSGVSRRDFLQVGALGMTGLTLPGLLSVRAQAESMRADFLRDKAVVLLYLSGGASHIETFNPNMDAPAPHRSMNGETKTSLPGVTFGSTFPELAKRAKQLAIVRSHQHPIGGHEQAHVHVLSGGTDPKGDGKTGFSMGSLYARLRGLNHEVTGLPTYLLLTHAELDGQYSSEVKRVVKGSWPGQLGPGLSPFRHHDSSHLPPQHQRSSIRRINNGSSSKKGSFAADMQLAISQDQLDDRMALLTSIDRMKRQVESNQIRTTSQYQQQAFDLILGNASKVFDLTRESKRLVEKYDTSETMIGKKVFRKSNLGKQMLLARRLVENGAGFVTVHSAGWDMHADGNNPGMIDGMNMLGRTVDKAVSAFIDDLKDRELTDKILLVITGDFGRTPKINKNGGRDHWANLGTLAMSGGGLPMGQVIGRSDRNNAYPATDPVTPQMMMSTIMHTIFDVGKLRIARGVSRTALQAIEKHKPIKELVV from the coding sequence ATGTTCACAATCACGACCCAAACGGGAGCACCCGATTGCTCAGGGGTCTCTCGCCGAGATTTCCTGCAAGTGGGTGCGCTCGGCATGACCGGTCTGACCTTGCCGGGCCTGCTATCGGTTCGAGCCCAGGCGGAATCGATGAGGGCAGATTTCCTGCGTGATAAGGCAGTTGTCTTGCTCTATCTTTCTGGCGGTGCAAGCCATATCGAAACTTTCAACCCCAACATGGATGCTCCGGCGCCCCATCGGAGCATGAATGGTGAAACCAAGACATCCTTGCCGGGTGTAACTTTTGGTTCGACGTTTCCCGAACTGGCCAAACGGGCGAAACAGTTAGCCATCGTGCGATCTCATCAGCACCCCATTGGCGGACACGAGCAAGCCCATGTTCATGTGCTATCCGGCGGTACCGATCCGAAAGGTGATGGCAAGACGGGATTCTCCATGGGTTCGCTATACGCTCGACTGCGAGGATTAAACCATGAAGTTACAGGCTTGCCGACCTACTTGCTGCTGACCCATGCAGAACTCGACGGTCAGTACAGCAGCGAAGTAAAACGTGTGGTGAAGGGCTCTTGGCCGGGCCAGCTCGGCCCAGGTTTATCACCGTTCCGACATCACGATTCATCGCATCTGCCACCTCAACACCAGCGATCAAGCATACGACGCATTAACAACGGCAGCTCCTCCAAGAAGGGTTCCTTTGCAGCCGACATGCAATTGGCCATTTCACAGGATCAACTCGATGATCGCATGGCCCTGTTAACTTCCATCGACCGCATGAAACGCCAAGTCGAATCGAATCAAATTCGAACCACATCACAATATCAGCAGCAAGCTTTCGACCTAATTCTTGGGAACGCTTCAAAGGTCTTCGATTTAACGCGTGAATCAAAACGGTTGGTCGAGAAGTACGATACCAGTGAGACGATGATTGGAAAAAAGGTTTTTCGAAAATCCAATCTCGGCAAACAAATGCTGCTGGCTCGACGTTTGGTTGAGAATGGCGCCGGTTTTGTCACCGTTCACTCAGCCGGCTGGGACATGCATGCGGACGGCAACAATCCGGGCATGATTGACGGCATGAACATGTTAGGCCGTACAGTCGATAAGGCGGTCAGCGCATTTATTGATGACCTGAAGGATCGCGAATTGACCGACAAAATACTGCTGGTGATCACCGGTGATTTCGGTAGAACGCCGAAAATCAATAAGAATGGAGGACGCGACCATTGGGCTAATCTAGGAACGCTGGCGATGTCTGGTGGAGGGCTTCCCATGGGACAAGTGATCGGACGATCAGATCGCAACAATGCGTACCCCGCCACAGACCCGGTTACTCCCCAAATGATGATGAGTACGATCATGCATACGATTTTTGACGTAGGAAAACTACGTATCGCAAGAGGCGTGTCCCGTACGGCACTCCAGGCGATCGAAAAACATAAGCCAATCAAAGAGCTGGTCGTCTGA
- a CDS encoding PLP-dependent transferase, with translation MSDPQLAALAAMRNLSPRRNTTAASDVSELVTEQLVHFGIDPASDQGRALANVARRLYETGADMDALWRLTQESINHLDRSDRIAYFNAKKFLSFQTAKLLDMLQNPFRRSYQTLKLDYQTQSAKGPYAVFDNVTAIFSATPVIARTATYVYACAEWIEDAFQGKELLLEIYSRLLNPTSVSLANFIVDIEAGPYSTEYFAWNFNSGMAAIDGVLSHLLGRDDVLISSRNIYGGAHQLIHDWYAKPSNLRIGVESFAGSSVDDFEECWKRTQQNFADRFAAGRQAYVYIESPCNPHGYVLDVPGICRSAHAKGLRVILDATVGTPFLVQPLQREDPNERPDFVIHSYTKDLSGTGSTIAGVVIGRNHDMFAPKGATINGVAWNETMFWNVYYVKGAFLNADAAFEVIQGVRTLGVRMLNKCINTEILARFFDSHPQIQVHCNALPDNENSALRQKLLFLGLPAPLFTIDIEGVPAEVFQRFFDSLEPMFAHMISLGQSNTIVSCPALTTHSELDEVTLAAGGIGATTIRLAIGNENPKDLIAQFIQSARLTIDPHVPGFSDRFMALESIDKLVHDSYVDGHRRYVESKAPMADYLA, from the coding sequence ATGTCGGATCCCCAACTCGCAGCCTTGGCGGCGATGCGAAATCTATCGCCACGTCGAAACACAACAGCAGCGAGCGACGTCAGTGAACTCGTGACTGAGCAGCTTGTTCACTTCGGGATCGACCCTGCAAGCGATCAAGGTCGAGCGTTAGCGAACGTTGCGCGACGACTGTATGAAACGGGTGCCGACATGGATGCACTTTGGCGTTTGACCCAAGAGTCAATCAATCATCTCGACCGGTCGGATCGGATCGCTTACTTCAACGCCAAGAAATTCCTTTCCTTTCAAACGGCTAAGCTGCTGGACATGCTGCAAAACCCATTTCGTCGCAGCTACCAAACACTCAAACTCGACTACCAAACGCAATCTGCGAAGGGACCTTATGCGGTTTTCGACAATGTGACTGCAATTTTTTCGGCAACCCCGGTCATTGCGAGAACGGCAACCTACGTTTACGCCTGTGCTGAATGGATTGAAGACGCGTTCCAGGGAAAAGAGTTGCTGCTAGAAATTTATTCCCGACTCCTGAATCCGACTTCCGTTTCGCTGGCAAATTTCATCGTCGATATCGAAGCGGGCCCGTATTCGACTGAGTATTTTGCCTGGAACTTCAACAGTGGCATGGCAGCCATTGATGGTGTCTTATCCCACCTGCTTGGACGAGATGACGTACTGATCAGCAGTCGCAACATCTATGGGGGTGCTCATCAATTGATTCACGATTGGTACGCGAAACCCTCCAATTTGAGAATTGGAGTCGAGTCATTTGCCGGGTCAAGCGTCGATGATTTTGAAGAATGCTGGAAACGAACTCAACAAAATTTTGCTGACCGTTTCGCAGCTGGCAGACAAGCCTACGTTTACATTGAATCACCATGCAATCCGCACGGCTACGTGCTGGACGTTCCCGGCATCTGTCGATCAGCCCATGCAAAAGGACTTCGTGTCATACTCGACGCCACGGTCGGAACTCCTTTCTTGGTTCAGCCGTTACAGCGTGAAGATCCAAACGAACGACCGGACTTTGTGATACACAGCTACACAAAAGATTTGTCGGGAACCGGATCGACGATTGCGGGCGTGGTGATTGGTCGCAACCACGATATGTTCGCTCCCAAAGGAGCAACGATCAATGGTGTAGCCTGGAACGAAACGATGTTCTGGAATGTCTATTACGTCAAAGGAGCGTTCCTGAATGCCGATGCAGCCTTCGAAGTAATTCAAGGTGTGCGAACACTTGGTGTTCGCATGTTGAACAAATGCATTAACACCGAAATCCTGGCAAGATTTTTCGATTCCCATCCACAGATACAAGTGCACTGCAACGCTTTGCCCGACAACGAAAATTCCGCCCTTCGTCAAAAGTTACTTTTTCTCGGGTTGCCGGCACCCCTCTTCACGATCGACATCGAGGGCGTTCCAGCCGAGGTGTTTCAGCGATTCTTCGATTCCTTAGAACCGATGTTTGCCCACATGATCAGTTTGGGCCAATCAAACACGATTGTCAGCTGTCCGGCTTTAACGACCCATTCAGAACTTGACGAAGTAACATTGGCTGCCGGTGGAATTGGTGCGACAACCATCCGATTGGCAATCGGCAACGAAAACCCGAAAGATTTGATCGCTCAATTCATCCAATCGGCTCGCTTGACCATTGACCCACACGTCCCTGGTTTCAGCGATCGATTTATGGCTCTCGAGTCAATCGACAAATTAGTCCACGATTCCTACGTGGATGGACACCGACGCTATGTCGAATCCAAGGCCCCGATGGCTGATTATCTCGCTTGA